A genome region from Natronobeatus ordinarius includes the following:
- a CDS encoding mechanosensitive ion channel family protein yields MLEPLTALDWLSEQFTTTNQRLVVTVVTAGVALAVLLSSQAFHRHLNERLKPLHADVVTTVVLVAAFVLSMATILGVWGQTGAIRELYERQDLGEEFVARVIVSFVILVSTYIVVRFVRRLLRELFESSSAVTRHQHEVAHRLSQAVLWTTALVVILSVWTDDLGGLLVGAGFLGIVLGMAARQTLGSMIAGFVLMFSRPFEVGHWVEIDDREGIVTDISIVNTRIQTFDGEYVVVPNDVVGSSLVTNRSKHGRLRIEIEVGIDYEADVERARELALEAIDDVPEAQAVPEPGVVTKSFDDSAILLGVRFWVDEPTASTCTRARTTAIGAIKDAFDEHGVKIPYPQRELSGRSGTDVQLSADGARGGDDRWGPDGAESTADAEDRNGEPSSQPMERT; encoded by the coding sequence ATGCTCGAGCCCCTCACCGCCCTCGACTGGCTATCAGAGCAGTTCACCACGACGAACCAGCGACTGGTCGTGACCGTCGTGACGGCCGGGGTCGCCCTCGCCGTCCTCCTCTCCTCACAGGCGTTTCACCGCCACCTCAACGAGCGGCTCAAGCCGCTTCACGCGGACGTCGTGACGACGGTCGTCCTCGTCGCGGCGTTCGTGCTCTCGATGGCCACCATCCTGGGCGTCTGGGGACAGACCGGCGCAATCCGAGAGCTGTACGAACGCCAGGATCTCGGGGAGGAGTTCGTCGCCAGGGTGATCGTCTCGTTCGTCATCCTCGTGAGCACGTACATCGTCGTCCGGTTCGTCCGGCGGCTCCTCCGGGAGTTGTTCGAGTCCTCCTCGGCGGTGACCCGACACCAGCACGAAGTCGCCCACCGCCTCTCCCAGGCCGTCCTCTGGACGACCGCACTCGTCGTCATCCTCAGCGTCTGGACGGACGACCTCGGCGGGCTGCTCGTCGGGGCCGGATTTTTAGGGATCGTCCTGGGGATGGCCGCCCGCCAGACGCTCGGCTCGATGATCGCCGGCTTCGTCCTGATGTTCTCTCGCCCGTTCGAGGTCGGCCACTGGGTCGAGATCGACGACCGCGAGGGGATCGTCACCGACATCTCGATCGTCAACACCCGCATCCAGACGTTCGACGGCGAGTACGTCGTGGTCCCCAACGACGTCGTCGGCTCGAGTCTGGTGACGAACCGGTCGAAACACGGCCGACTGCGGATCGAGATCGAGGTCGGCATCGACTACGAGGCTGACGTCGAGCGCGCGCGGGAGCTGGCACTCGAGGCGATCGACGACGTCCCGGAGGCCCAGGCGGTGCCCGAACCGGGCGTCGTCACGAAGTCCTTCGACGACTCGGCGATCCTACTCGGGGTTCGGTTCTGGGTCGACGAGCCGACCGCCAGCACGTGCACGAGAGCGCGGACGACCGCGATCGGCGCGATCAAAGACGCCTTCGACGAACACGGGGTCAAGATCCCGTATCCACAGCGCGAGCTCTCGGGACGGTCTGGAACCGACGTCCAGCTTTCGGCCGACGGCGCGAGGGGAGGCGACGACCGCTGGGGGCCCGACGGGGCGGAGTCGACGGCCGACGCCGAGGATCGAAACGGGGAACCGTCGTCGCAACCGATGGAGCGGACGTAG
- a CDS encoding peroxidase-related enzyme (This protein belongs to a clade of uncharacterized proteins related to peroxidases such as the alkylhydroperoxidase AhpD.) — protein MPDDEAMTRFPVPDVDDLPEDLQERIEDETDRAGFTPNVFLAYGYRPSQFRAFFEYYDALVEDTELSRREVEMIVVAVSAANDCYYCNVAHGALVRIYGDDPYLADQLISNYRCADLDERERAMLDLAVKLTEEPERVEEADLERLEEHGFSRRAIWDIGAVASFFNLSNRMAHLADMRPNPEFHDMGR, from the coding sequence ATGCCCGACGACGAAGCAATGACCCGATTTCCAGTCCCGGACGTCGACGACCTCCCCGAGGATCTCCAGGAACGAATCGAGGACGAGACCGACCGCGCCGGCTTCACGCCGAACGTCTTCCTCGCCTACGGCTACCGCCCCTCGCAGTTCCGGGCCTTTTTCGAGTACTACGACGCACTCGTCGAGGACACCGAGTTGAGCCGCCGGGAGGTCGAGATGATCGTCGTCGCCGTCTCCGCGGCGAACGACTGCTACTACTGCAACGTCGCCCACGGCGCACTCGTCCGGATCTACGGCGACGACCCGTACCTCGCCGACCAGCTGATCTCGAACTACCGCTGTGCCGACCTCGACGAGCGCGAGCGGGCGATGCTCGACCTCGCCGTGAAACTCACCGAGGAACCCGAACGCGTCGAGGAAGCCGACCTCGAGCGACTCGAGGAACACGGCTTCAGCCGGCGAGCGATCTGGGATATTGGCGCCGTCGCGTCCTTTTTCAACCTCTCGAACCGGATGGCCCACCTCGCGGACATGCGTCCGAACCCCGAGTTCCACGACATGGGTCGCTAG
- a CDS encoding HemK2/MTQ2 family protein methyltransferase — translation MDLANRRGLETDVYQPAEDSALLADAACDRLEEDALVLEVGTGSGYVADRLATETGARVVASDVNPHACGQARERGADAGVEVVRADLVSPFVDGSFDAVVFNPPYLPTDADAEWDDWMERALSGGESGREVIDPFLETVGRVLAPDGVVLLLVSSLTGVEEVVETAGEEGFSAVALADESFPFETLTVLELVR, via the coding sequence ATGGACCTCGCGAACCGACGCGGACTCGAGACCGACGTCTATCAGCCCGCCGAAGACTCGGCGCTGCTCGCCGACGCCGCCTGCGACCGACTCGAGGAGGACGCCCTCGTCCTCGAGGTCGGCACCGGGTCGGGCTACGTCGCCGACCGACTCGCCACGGAGACGGGTGCTCGCGTGGTCGCCTCGGACGTGAACCCCCACGCCTGCGGGCAGGCACGCGAACGCGGGGCCGACGCCGGCGTCGAGGTCGTGCGTGCGGACCTGGTGTCGCCGTTCGTCGATGGCTCCTTCGACGCGGTCGTCTTCAACCCGCCGTACCTGCCGACCGACGCCGACGCCGAGTGGGACGACTGGATGGAGCGCGCCCTTTCGGGGGGCGAGTCCGGCCGCGAGGTGATCGATCCGTTCCTCGAGACGGTCGGTCGCGTGCTCGCGCCCGACGGCGTCGTCCTGTTGCTGGTCAGCAGCCTCACCGGCGTCGAAGAAGTGGTCGAGACCGCCGGCGAGGAGGGCTTTAGCGCCGTCGCCCTCGCCGACGAGTCGTTCCCGTTCGAGACGCTGACGGTCCTCGAGCTGGTCCGGTAA
- a CDS encoding 16S ribosomal RNA methyltransferase A: MRDPDGLLARAGVRGNPDRDQHFLVDDRVLDRLPTYLEEGAADTSHVLEIGPGTGALTDRLLAVADRVTAIERDRDLAAFLETEFADEIDVGRLEVVAGDALEVDLPAFTASVSNLPYGVSSEITFRLLPRKRPLVLMFQKEFAERMVAEPGTPEYGRLSVSTQHYADVELVEPVPKEAFSPPPAVESAVIRTIPREPDYEVDDEAFFLRFVKALFTQRRKTMRNAIRNTAHISGLDDPDAVVEAADEDLLKKRAGAVTPREFAELATLAAAVGLDDES; encoded by the coding sequence ATGAGAGATCCAGACGGACTGCTCGCCCGGGCGGGCGTCCGGGGGAACCCCGACCGCGACCAGCACTTTCTCGTCGACGACCGCGTGCTCGATCGGCTCCCGACCTACCTCGAGGAGGGAGCCGCCGACACGAGTCACGTCCTCGAGATCGGTCCCGGAACGGGGGCGTTGACCGACCGGCTGCTCGCGGTCGCCGACCGGGTGACGGCGATCGAACGCGACCGCGATCTCGCGGCCTTTCTCGAAACGGAGTTCGCCGACGAGATCGACGTGGGCCGACTCGAGGTCGTCGCGGGCGACGCCCTCGAGGTCGACCTCCCCGCGTTCACCGCGTCGGTCTCGAATCTCCCCTACGGCGTCTCGAGCGAGATTACCTTCCGGTTGCTCCCACGAAAGCGCCCGCTCGTGTTGATGTTCCAGAAGGAGTTCGCCGAGCGGATGGTCGCCGAGCCGGGCACCCCGGAGTACGGTCGGCTGTCGGTGTCGACCCAGCACTACGCCGACGTCGAGCTGGTCGAGCCCGTCCCGAAGGAGGCGTTTTCGCCGCCGCCGGCGGTCGAGAGCGCGGTGATTCGGACGATCCCGCGGGAACCCGACTACGAGGTCGACGACGAGGCGTTCTTCCTCCGGTTCGTCAAGGCGCTGTTCACCCAGCGTCGCAAGACGATGCGGAACGCGATCCGAAACACGGCACACATCTCCGGCCTCGACGATCCGGATGCGGTCGTCGAGGCGGCCGACGAGGACCTCCTGAAGAAGCGTGCCGGAGCGGTGACGCCGCGGGAGTTCGCCGAACTCGCTACGCTTGCCGCCGCCGTCGGGCTGGACGACGAGTCGTGA
- a CDS encoding metal-dependent hydrolase — MYRTGHVGAALLLYTPLGVAVSLAGYEPVAVLGAVVAVSLSTIPDLDHQLPMIDHRGPTHTVAFAFVVGIALAGVAAMVVGTSSPAVDVGVVTFAFVVGTLSIGSHLLADAITPMGIRPFWPVSARHYTLNLTRAANPAANYLLLALGAGTALAGIGVVSVLG, encoded by the coding sequence ATGTATCGGACCGGCCACGTCGGCGCGGCGTTGCTCCTCTATACGCCACTCGGTGTCGCCGTTTCGCTCGCGGGATACGAACCCGTCGCGGTGCTCGGCGCGGTCGTGGCCGTCTCGCTCTCGACGATCCCCGACCTCGACCACCAGCTCCCGATGATCGACCACCGGGGACCGACGCACACGGTCGCGTTCGCGTTCGTCGTCGGCATCGCCCTCGCGGGGGTAGCGGCGATGGTGGTCGGCACCTCCTCGCCGGCCGTCGACGTCGGCGTTGTGACGTTCGCGTTCGTCGTCGGCACGCTCTCGATCGGCTCACACCTGCTCGCGGACGCGATCACGCCGATGGGGATCCGTCCGTTCTGGCCGGTGTCGGCGCGCCACTACACGCTGAACCTCACGCGCGCAGCGAATCCGGCCGCGAACTACCTCCTGTTGGCGCTCGGGGCCGGTACAGCGCTGGCCGGCATCGGCGTCGTCTCCGTGCTGGGCTGA